DNA sequence from the Perca fluviatilis chromosome 4, GENO_Pfluv_1.0, whole genome shotgun sequence genome:
aaataaaaatcatagttTTGCTTGACGTCCTAATTATGATTCAGTAATATTGActtatagtagtagtagtagtatgtccTCTTATATTTGTATCTCGTAATTTGACATACTATCCAAGAGTTGCAACTTATAAAATCATACTCTTGACTTAAAAATAATAGCCTTTGCTGCCTACGTACACACAAATACTATTCCTGAGCACATTTATCCAAAGCTAGCATCATGTGTGTACTTACCAGTGCAATCCACAGTACCAGGTACTCGTCAATAAAACTATTGAAATACTGATCCAGGAACAGTAGTCCTGGTCCCAGGAAGGCTAAATCGTGGAGATGCATCTCACTTTTTGTCATATGTGCTACCTGTGGACAgatggaaaaacacacacagtcagcatcacacacacacacacacacacacacacacacacacacacacacacacacacacacacacacacacacacacacacacacacacacacacacacacacacacacacacacacacacacacacacacacacacacacacacacacacacacacacacacacacacacacacacacacacacacacacacacacacacacacacaaacaccgttttcttttattaaatttattaaattacaaattTTAAAGCAATTTGAAGAGAATAATATATAACACTATTTTATTATCCGAGTCTTAGCACCCAGTAGAACAATTTGGCCATGAACTCTTTTGACATGGTTATGAACATCGGTCCTTTTCCAGAATAAAGTAGTAGCAGTAAACCACAGTGATTACCATGATAATTCAGTCAGTATGAGATGATATATTGCCATGTTATCAACATTGTTAGTTTATTCTTTCTGTGACCACAGCATTGTATTTGACCCCTTGTACAGTAAAAAGTGGGTTCGACTTACAACTAATTTATTGGTGATTTTGGCCGAGACAAAGCCAAACGCCAGGATATAAAGACATGGATGTTTCTCGAAGAGCTGGACAGCCGACTTCTTGTATATCATCATCGCCAAAATTATAACTGAACCAATATGTAAAACTGGAGAGAGGACGCTGGTTCCCTGAGgacagaggtaaaaaaaaaaaaaaaaaaacacagatggtTAAAGTCAGTAGAAACAGACACAATCTGGAACACCAATCTACTTATTCTGCTCAGAAACTTTGAGCTGCTAGTATTTGTACCAGATGTAttataagaaagaaaaaaaaaatgtattaactcAAGCACATTATGTTTCTACAGTTAGGAATTTGGTTGCCTGGGAGCAGGTCACATGGACCAATTGAATAACATTCAAAAGTACCACAATATTTATCAATGACTGCTACATAGCCATCCAATCTTATTTTCTAAATATCAAAACCATAGGAGGGGTGCATACAGACAGTAGTCAATTTTAGTTTGGCTAACTAACAGAATTACTGTTAATTAAAGAGTAAACCTCTAAAGCACCTTTTTAGCTGAAAACCAATGTAGAAGGGTATTTGGTAGTGTTGTTGATGGAGTCTGGACATTTTAGTGCAAAACAAAACTCAACATTTTGTTTGCTGTAGCAAACACATGGAGAAATATTGGCTGGTAGCAGTGATGACGCTAACTGGGACTACAAAAAGTTAACTCTACAAgaaattaaaggacaattccagtgcaaaatgaacctaggggttaacaACATGTGTGTACCGAGTcgatcgttctctgggacatgttttcatgcaaaTCGAATGCGtttctagcttgaaacaagctaccgcaaaccggtggttagctgctaacgctagctttcggggcagagggtaaatccctattttataccactaacaaggctcaaaatagcaccacacttcaacggcagcacaatgagggtccctacatgtaaaccgaagcattgacaactctgtaagtgtacagaccgattattaaaaagatagattataaaagacagtagcgttcatgtttacatgcgggcgccatcttggaaaacagccGAACCACGATAACGGTGTGTCCCAAACTATCAACAGGCGTCACGGTATGAAAGCACAACCTGACAAACTTTTGCTGTACTCATCAAAACAGACAAACGCACATTAAGAGTGTGAGGTGTCTCAAAACGGTTTCTTCCTCCCCAGTTTATATGCTAAACCAGATGTTGATACCGAACTATGTGAGTTTTTTCTTGGGTTATAGAATAGGTAATGGCACAAAAACAACTCTGTGCTTCTGGTTTGTTTTCTACCCCCtacatagaatagaatagaatgccttttattgtcactatacacatgtacaatgCAAGAACATCTTGCAATGAGGTTGCTTGGAAGCATTTCTATATTGATTTATCTGTGATAAAACAATATCCACCCTCTGACTGACATGTCAGGCTCTGGGAGAACATCCATCGACCAGTTCTTTGACCACCAACCTATCAGGAGAAGTGCAGACGTTTCCAGACTTACTGCTATTGTGGATCCGTTTTTGCCCACACCTCCTGTAAAAATAACTCTGAAGTAATTGGTGCAGGAGAAGATGGCTCCTAAAAACGTGCAGATGGCAGGAATCATTTTCATCTGGATATTTAGGATCGGAATCTAGGAATCAAGACATCAAAAACACAGAAATTAAGGAATGATAATACAACTCAGACTCAAAGACGCAAAGTTTACATCAAAAGATGTGTtgatattaaatgtaatttccaAGCTATTTTTGTAGTTTGTGAGCACATTCACCTTTACATGTACATCCACAATGAAAGCATTATGAGTAATGTTAGAGAGTGGTAAAAGTGTTCAGagtgacatttttttgtatttctgatAACAATTGCAGTAAAACAGTCAAAACGACAATGTTACAGCAACAAAACacatattatataattatggcATCATCAGTCTCACTAATCTCAATCTGAAGCAAGTAGAACCGATCACAATTACCATTGACTGCCACAAAGCAGATCCTCCCACGGCGGCCAGCAAATACATGATTATTATGAAGAGTTGCACCTCAGTCACATCAATGCTGAGTGGGAGGAgaaagcagaaagttgaaagtgAGGATTAGTGACGGCTAGCAGCACACAGTCATCCTGCAGCCTTCTTCCACAACACACTGCCGGACGTGGAGCTGATGGGACGCTGTTGTTTTCCTCTGCACCACACAGGTTAACTTTGGAGCAGTGATTCCCAACTAGGGGTACTTGTACCCCAGGGGGTACTTGTGCTGTTGACGGGGGTATGTGGAAAGATCGTAAAGCAactaatttgaagaaaaaaaaaatgaaattatgatttgaataaaataatatacagtggtgctcatacgtttatgaacccatgctaaaaattggaataaaaaaatcatcttttggaaattgatcttaatgcctaaattaaaaaaataggaaaaatcatatggtactttccataaaatcatctctcaatgcaaatcaaaccagctattaggctaactgaaataaaaccatgccaatctctaggtatggtgaaggctatgtgatgacgtggggctattttaattccaaaggccaagggaactttaccaggatgcatagtatcctggatccatgaaataactggcctttaaaaataaaaatctgcctgtctctatgggaatttaacatagggggtgtactcacttatgccccctgtattttaaggaagaacatttaataatttacgatacattattcattcacaaagaaaattggtttCCTTAAAAGGTTGgacttttcctaattttttgaattaaggcattaagatcaatttacaaaagatgattttttttattcctctttttagtcaactttagcatgggttcataaacttatgagaaCCACTGTATCAGCTGTAACACCTGAATACTCAAACTAGTTAGAAAGTTTAAACaggtagctaaaagtaatgaataaattgtAGAACtaaatagctgaaagtaatggataaatggttaaaatagttagcttAAAGTAACGATTTAACGGCTGAAATGGTTAGCTAAAAGTACGGACTAAACCATTGAAATTATTCACTAAAGGTAATGGGTAAACGGTGGAAACCACAGCAGTACGATTGCTGACCGAACCAAGCTAAATGCTGACAGTTCAACAATCTTGAAATACATTCCATTTGGAACATAGATTAGGACTTGATCAAGGGGTACTTGAGTTCATCTGGCAGCGCTGCGGGGGTTGTACCCTGCAATCTTTAATGGTTCATTggctcttttctttcctctgttcCGTCAATGACGGAAAGTATACATTTCAGTCATCCAGAGGAGACTCCAGAAAGTCgcatttacatttctgtttgtgtacagattaaacaaaggAGATGCAACCTGTTAATCAGTGAACTTTAGAGGTGTTGGTAGGTGAAGTTTggaactttggacagagccacgctggctgtttccccctgctctagACTAGTTTTAAGATAAAGTGATACTTTAATCTATAAAACAAATTCCGAAAGAAAAAGGGTAATTGTTTGCTCAGTCTGACCAACTGTCCAGATGTAACATAGTATGCGTTACATTTCGACAGTGTCTTTTATTATGGAGATAGAATAGCGATAGTATATttttgcattgaaaataaaatttggcactgtaaaagaaaaacataaatgatTTTGTggggatattttttttaaatgaaaatcttcagatttcttttcttcatgtcactcttttttcaacaaacggtCTTGAGATATTGCAGTGAGCTTTTGATGTAAAATGTGATGTATTGTAAAGGCATAACAAGCTGTAGCTTCAGAAACCTCTATGTTGTATGAAtatgttgtattgtttttaatttatagtTTCTTGCCTTATTATCTCCATTATTGATTACAGACCAAACTAAATTTAAAGATAACATTAAATACGGATGCATTTTATATGTACTAAAAAAAGGCTTTTGTGGAATCACTGAACTCAGGTATTGGTGGcaatattgaaaaataacacTTAGACCTGCTAAGGACTGAATTTTAACTCCTGAAATTAGCAGACTTAATAGACAAATGGCTGGAAATGATGTttatgctttaaaaaaacaaacaaacaaaaaaaaacagtataaaaccatcaaccaacaaactaaaaaaaaacaagcagctTTGTTGACTCACATGCCGAAGCGCAGCGTTCCTGACACGTATGTTTGCCAGTGGGCACAGTAGAACATGAACATCCCGGCGAAGCAGCAGAAGAACATCCAGTCTGGGTTGGTGCCCATCTGCACTGCTATACTGGTTCCCAACACCACAAACACTGCAGAGACGCATGAACACCAGCAGCGTTAAAATAAAGGGCTTCAGTTATGGCCAAAATTCTGCAGTATTTGAAACTCAATATTTAAAACTGTGGGACACGAGGTAGAACCTGACACAGTGTTGGCTGTATTTGGAGTACTGGGAGAGGACAGTCCTTTTAGAGGACCCACTTTCACAGTGGCAAGGTTCATAACCCTTTTTAGCGTGCAGATGTGTTCTATTGAAATGGAAACAGGCACAGCCTGCCACGTTCCCTATGTTGCTCAAAGACGTTATACAGCACCTACAGTAAAACTGGAAAAACTACATTACGTGGTACCAGTGAGACATTTCATGAGACTTGGTAACCTTTCATAACCAATGATTATGTAGCAGAGGCTAGGCAATACATATGCTCTTAACTCTTTGCTACAATAATTACCTAATGTGAGATGTCAAAAATAATTATGTGAAGCAGCTTTGTACTTTGATTAATATCTAAACCGTTTATTTATTGTACAGGAcctattgtttttttatctaaatgtaaaacattttttgtaataattttatacaatatggaTGCAGTATTTACTGTTTCTTTGTTATCTGAAATACCAATAAACGGATTTTGAGGCTTCAGATTCACTGAGACACGGTGGAATGAAGTCAAACAGGAGAAAACAGACCGGTGGAGAGGGAGTCACAGCCGTGGTCAAACAGCTCGCCCAGCGGAGAGCTGCTATTGGTGCGTCTGGCCTGCTTCCCGTCAATGGCGTCCAACGATTGGTAGATAAACAGGCCCACAGCGCACAGCAGGTACGCCCAGAGAGGAGCCTGAAATAAAACATTCATATAGAGCAGGAGTCACTCCATCTCGAAACccgaaaaacaaaacaagctgAAGCAGATCTCGTCCGATCAGGTGACTTTAGCTATACAAATCAATACATGAAATCACAATGCATACAGTGTGTGTAATACCCTATGTCAAAATCACGGGTAGGGTTAGGAACCGTTTCCGGTACCTTTTTTCGGTACcctctgtaataacaaaaaagtTATTCAGTtgtaaaataattccaaacctatttacttagaacattttgTTATTCATTTAGAAGAttttacacaccacacaaaataaaacacctccctctcccctcccaaacCCGTCCTTACACACtataaaattataaattattaatttctctcacactgcactgtaacttttattcttgtatttggaTGTTAttcgtttttattttctatatctcttttaaactgctctttaatgttttatgtaaagcactttgaattgccttgttgctgaaaggtggtatagaaataaagttaccttgccttacaacctccagccaaggggcggatctaccggggtggcatagggtggcaaatgtcaccctaaaagaaagccttgccacccctgctgccaccccagttggcagcaacgaattaCGGTAAAAggttaaatatgaataattagggaaagttgtcagtgtgaaagtgtgatgagatggggagatgagtttttatattttgtgtagaatgtattttagatctattgctcagattaaatataaaaaaaaaaaaaaaataaacaaatgaacctaaaaatacactcccaggctaaaatgttagtgtgtgttaacacagtctGATGGTTAGAACTAATCAATGACAGTTCCTAATCTTGTACAAATGCTGCCTGCATCGCTGCCTctctttattaatgtttttaaattgttttaaattgtttttaactgctctttaatgttttatgtaaagcactttgaattgccctgttgctgaaatgcgctatacaaataaagctgccttgccttctCTGACACAGTCGAAAAcagtttgcttcccctctcacacatctgccactcatcacctgtgtcttaactgaatgcctttcctgtgataatgccccttacttctatcatacttctatagctcctattaagtgagatcacattgtatggtcacttattcctaatatgaaccGTTTCAAATGAAACCTCAAATGCAGGACACTGATTGCATGAGATTAAGTGTGTCTGTAGGAGTTTGTAAATagcagcctgtgcccttttgtagcGTGTatatactatttctcatcaaactgtgataactgattaaattcagtaaatatacgtctgacatattttgccacccctcaaaaattcctgcccccctctcgccaccccataaatatttttctagatccgcccctgctccagcctgtcagtcatGTCCCAGGGCATAAGTGAACACTGGTGTGCCTACCTGTCTCAGAGGAAGTACAGCACAGCAACcactttcggctcgccattaatattatattaagcaaacgctgtctgcgtggagttttgaaaagtgtaactACTTTTCAAACGGCCGTGTTGGTAGTTTTGCTCCGTCCACACCGcagctctgtatgtgtgtgtgtcggagttgAGCCCCGCTCTCTGTTAACACATGCATTAAGGACAGAGAAGCTCGCCCTTACACGCTCTCAGGttccgaaatttggcaccgtttgattgAACGTGAATCGGAAGTGCTGACGTAATTCGGACGGTACCCAAAAAAGTTCTGATTTTattacccaaccctaatcaggGGTCCCTTGTCGTTGCTGTGCTTGGGATCTGGTTCCAGTGTAATCAGATATTCCCAGAGCGGGCTGCTGAGCAGTATGAACAGAAGGGAGGGGAGCTTATGATAATAATACAgtcaataaacaacaacactTTGATACATGCAGACTGTGAAAGTAGACACACCTTCACGATCATCTTTCTCCTTTGCAGTTAAAACAAAATTCCCTGTTAACCTACCATTTAAAACATTCACATAAAATAAAAGCAGATCTTTCCTGGTAATCCTTTAACAGGACACATTTGCCTTGACAGTAGCTTAATAGAGATCCAAAAACAGACACTGGAGTTAATTGGTGAATGAAAACATAAACGCAAGCgtgtttaatatgtttgaaCATAAAGAGCGTCCAGGAGAACGGTGTTCCAGAGTGATGACTAACCTGTTCAGTGGCAGTTGGGCAGTAGTAGATGAGCACGAGGGTGGTGAAGACGTTGGTGGCCAGGCCGATGATGGTGATGAGGTTGGGAGCAATCCAGGAAGGGACCCGTCCCACCAACCATTCCCAGTAACGCTGCATGAGAGGCTCCAGCAGGGAGCGTCCTGCACTGCTGTACCTGCAGGGACCGACAACAGCCAGGTGAGGAGGCCTGTACTAccaatcaagatcaacatgccctggatttattcaGTTACCTAcctggcttcacctaacctaacaaccgcggtcccacataagctgtgtcacgacgctggttatcaactagttcattcaacccagggtttcccaatcagcgctgcgcgcgttcacataaaagaggcggtgtttgcacagcacgaccaatcgcaaccATCTACCAGAGA
Encoded proteins:
- the cept1b gene encoding choline/ethanolaminephosphotransferase 1b — translated: MSATGQQQQAGGLRSRRGLGRDKDSGQGMGMEAACWLAPGVLRRLIELPSPPLSRHQLKRLEEHRYSSAGRSLLEPLMQRYWEWLVGRVPSWIAPNLITIIGLATNVFTTLVLIYYCPTATEQAPLWAYLLCAVGLFIYQSLDAIDGKQARRTNSSSPLGELFDHGCDSLSTVFVVLGTSIAVQMGTNPDWMFFCCFAGMFMFYCAHWQTYVSGTLRFGIIDVTEVQLFIIIMYLLAAVGGSALWQSMIPILNIQMKMIPAICTFLGAIFSCTNYFRVIFTGGVGKNGSTIAGTSVLSPVLHIGSVIILAMMIYKKSAVQLFEKHPCLYILAFGFVSAKITNKLVVAHMTKSEMHLHDLAFLGPGLLFLDQYFNSFIDEYLVLWIALIISFFDLVRYCVSVCNQIACHLHIFVFKIKPCSVLSSAPH